The Streptococcus sp. VT 162 genome has a window encoding:
- a CDS encoding Fe-S cluster assembly protein SufB, translating into MAEERVEPKPIDLGEYKFGFHDDVEPVLSTGKGLNEDVIRELSAAKGEPEWMLEFRLKSYETFKKMPMQTWGADLSEIDFDDLIYYQKPSDKPARSWDEVPEKIKETFERIGIPEAERAYLAGASAQYESEVVYHNMKEEFQKLGIIFTDTDSALKEYPDLFKQYFAKLVPPTDNKLAALNSAVWSGGTFIYVPKGVKVDIPLQTYFRINNENTGQFERTLIIVDEGASVHYVEGCTAPTYSSNSLHAAIVEIFALDGAYMRYTTIQNWSDNVYNLVTKRAKALKDATVEWIDGNLGAKTTMKYPSVYLDGEGARGTMLSIAFANAGQHQDTGAKMIHNAPHTSSSIVSKSIAKGGGKVDYRGQVTFNKNSKKSVSHIECDTIIMDDLSASDTIPFNEIHNSQVALEHEAKVSKISEEQLYYLMSRGLSESEATEMIVMGFVEPFTKELPMEYAVELNRLISYEMEGSVG; encoded by the coding sequence ATGGCTGAAGAAAGAGTAGAACCAAAACCAATTGACCTTGGTGAATATAAATTTGGTTTCCATGATGATGTAGAGCCTGTCCTATCGACAGGAAAAGGATTGAATGAAGATGTTATTCGTGAATTATCTGCTGCCAAGGGTGAGCCTGAGTGGATGTTAGAATTTCGTTTGAAGTCTTATGAAACCTTCAAAAAAATGCCTATGCAAACCTGGGGAGCAGACTTGTCAGAGATTGACTTTGATGACTTGATCTACTACCAAAAACCTTCTGATAAACCTGCCCGTTCTTGGGATGAAGTTCCTGAAAAGATCAAAGAAACCTTTGAACGTATTGGGATTCCTGAAGCTGAACGTGCTTATCTAGCAGGTGCCTCTGCCCAATACGAGTCAGAAGTGGTTTACCATAACATGAAGGAAGAGTTCCAGAAATTAGGGATTATCTTTACAGATACGGATTCTGCCCTCAAGGAATACCCAGACTTGTTCAAACAATACTTTGCGAAGTTGGTACCACCGACTGATAACAAGTTGGCGGCCCTCAACTCAGCAGTATGGTCGGGTGGAACCTTTATCTACGTACCAAAAGGGGTCAAGGTAGATATTCCACTTCAAACCTACTTCCGTATCAACAACGAAAATACAGGTCAGTTTGAACGTACCTTGATTATCGTTGATGAGGGAGCAAGTGTCCACTATGTAGAAGGATGTACAGCACCAACATATTCAAGCAATAGCTTGCACGCTGCCATTGTAGAAATCTTTGCCTTGGACGGAGCTTATATGCGTTATACGACTATTCAAAACTGGTCTGATAATGTCTATAACTTGGTAACAAAACGTGCCAAAGCTTTGAAAGATGCGACTGTTGAGTGGATTGATGGAAACTTGGGTGCCAAAACAACCATGAAATACCCGTCTGTTTACCTTGATGGAGAAGGAGCGCGTGGAACCATGCTCTCTATCGCCTTTGCCAATGCAGGTCAACACCAAGATACGGGTGCCAAGATGATCCACAACGCTCCACATACAAGCTCGTCTATCGTGTCTAAATCCATCGCTAAAGGCGGAGGTAAGGTTGACTACCGTGGACAAGTGACTTTCAACAAGAACTCTAAGAAATCTGTTTCTCACATCGAGTGTGATACCATTATCATGGATGACTTATCAGCGTCAGATACCATCCCATTCAATGAAATTCACAACTCGCAAGTTGCATTGGAACACGAAGCCAAGGTATCTAAGATTTCAGAGGAACAACTCTATTACCTCATGAGTCGTGGATTGTCAGAATCTGAGGCAACAGAGATGATCGTTATGGGGTTTGTCGAACCCTTCACAAAAGAACTTCCAATGGAATACGCAGTTGAGCTGAACCGCTTGATTAGCTATGAAATGGAAGGTTCAGTCGGATAA
- a CDS encoding cysteine desulfurase encodes MLDVEAIRKDFPILDQIVNDEPLVYLDNAATTQKPLAVLETINRYYEQDNANVHRGVHTLAERATASYEAARETIRKFINAGSTKEVLFTRGTTTSLNWVARFAEEILTEGNQVLISVMEHHSNIIPWQEACRKTGAELVYVYLKDGALDMDDLRAKLTDKVKFVSLAHASNVLGVVNPIKEITQLAHQVGAIMVVDGAQSTPHMKIDVQDLDVDFFAFSGHKMAGPTGIGVLYGKEKYLEQMSPVEFGGEMIDFVYEQSASWKELPWKFEAGTPNMAGAIGLAAAVDYLEKIGMDAIEAHEQDLIAYVYPKLQAIEGLTIYGSQDLAQRSGVIAFNLGDLHPHDLATALDYEGVAVRAGHHCAQPLLQYLAVPATARASFYIYNTKADCDKLVDALLKTKEFFNGTF; translated from the coding sequence ATGTTAGATGTAGAAGCGATTCGTAAGGATTTTCCAATTTTAGACCAGATTGTCAACGATGAACCTTTGGTTTATTTGGACAATGCCGCGACGACACAAAAACCACTAGCAGTTCTGGAAACGATTAACCGCTATTATGAGCAGGACAATGCAAATGTTCATCGTGGGGTCCATACCTTGGCGGAGCGGGCGACAGCTTCCTATGAGGCGGCTCGTGAAACCATTCGTAAGTTTATCAATGCAGGCTCTACAAAGGAAGTTCTCTTTACCAGAGGAACGACAACCAGCCTTAACTGGGTGGCACGCTTCGCTGAGGAAATCCTGACTGAGGGAAACCAGGTCTTGATTTCTGTCATGGAACACCATTCCAATATCATTCCTTGGCAGGAGGCCTGCCGCAAGACTGGGGCAGAGCTTGTCTATGTTTATCTCAAGGATGGAGCTCTGGATATGGATGACTTGCGAGCTAAATTGACTGATAAAGTCAAGTTTGTCTCCCTAGCTCACGCCTCAAATGTTCTTGGTGTGGTCAATCCAATTAAGGAAATCACTCAATTAGCCCACCAAGTTGGAGCTATCATGGTGGTGGATGGTGCTCAGTCTACACCCCATATGAAGATTGACGTCCAGGACTTGGATGTGGACTTCTTTGCCTTTTCGGGTCACAAGATGGCTGGTCCGACTGGTATCGGTGTCCTTTACGGAAAAGAGAAGTATCTGGAGCAAATGTCACCAGTAGAATTTGGTGGCGAGATGATTGATTTCGTCTATGAGCAATCTGCTAGTTGGAAGGAATTGCCTTGGAAATTTGAGGCTGGAACGCCAAATATGGCAGGTGCTATCGGACTTGCTGCAGCAGTGGATTATCTGGAAAAGATTGGTATGGATGCCATTGAAGCTCATGAACAGGACTTGATCGCATATGTCTATCCAAAATTGCAGGCCATTGAAGGTTTGACCATTTATGGTTCGCAGGACTTGGCTCAACGTTCGGGTGTCATCGCTTTTAACTTAGGGGATCTTCATCCCCACGATCTTGCGACGGCTCTGGATTATGAAGGAGTAGCCGTTCGTGCAGGTCATCATTGCGCTCAACCCTTGCTCCAATATTTGGCAGTCCCAGCAACAGCTCGTGCAAGTTTTTATATCTACAATACCAAGGCAGATTGTGACAAGCTAGTCGATGCCTTACTAAAGACAAAGGAGTTTTTCAATGGCACTTTCTAA
- a CDS encoding lactate dehydrogenase, translating to MTSTKQHKKVILVGDGAVGSSYAFALVNQGIAQELGIIEIPQLHEKAVGDALDLSHALAFTSPKKIYAAQYSDCADADLVVITAGAPQKPGETRLDLVGKNLAINKSIVTQVVESGFDGIFLVAANPVDVLTYSTWKFSGFPKERVIGSGTSLDSARFRQALAEKLDVDARSVHAYIMGEHGDSEFAVWSHANIAGVNLEEFLKDTQNVQEAELIELFEGVRDAAYTIINKKGATYYGIAVALARITKAILDDENAVLPLSVFQEGQYGVKNVFIGQPAVVGAHGIVRPVNIPLNDAETQKMQASAKELQAIIDEAWKNPEFQAASKN from the coding sequence ATGACTTCAACTAAACAACACAAAAAAGTGATCCTTGTTGGTGACGGTGCCGTAGGTTCATCTTACGCTTTCGCACTTGTTAACCAAGGAATTGCACAAGAGCTTGGAATTATCGAAATTCCACAATTGCATGAAAAAGCTGTTGGTGATGCGCTTGACCTTAGCCACGCCCTTGCCTTCACTTCACCTAAAAAAATCTACGCTGCTCAATACTCTGACTGTGCAGACGCTGACCTTGTTGTTATCACTGCAGGTGCTCCTCAAAAACCGGGTGAAACTCGCCTTGACCTTGTAGGTAAAAACTTGGCTATCAACAAATCAATCGTAACACAAGTTGTTGAATCAGGTTTCGATGGTATCTTCCTTGTTGCAGCTAACCCAGTTGACGTTTTGACTTACTCAACTTGGAAATTCTCTGGATTCCCTAAAGAACGTGTTATCGGTTCAGGTACTTCACTTGACTCAGCACGTTTCCGTCAAGCACTTGCTGAAAAATTGGATGTTGATGCTCGTTCAGTTCACGCCTACATCATGGGTGAACACGGAGATTCTGAATTTGCGGTTTGGTCACACGCTAACATCGCTGGTGTAAACCTTGAAGAATTCCTTAAAGATACTCAAAACGTTCAAGAAGCTGAATTGATTGAATTGTTCGAAGGTGTTCGTGACGCTGCCTACACAATCATCAACAAAAAAGGAGCTACATACTATGGTATCGCTGTAGCGCTTGCTCGTATCACAAAAGCAATCCTTGATGACGAAAATGCAGTACTTCCACTTTCAGTCTTCCAAGAAGGTCAATACGGTGTTAAAAACGTCTTTATCGGTCAACCAGCTGTTGTTGGTGCACACGGTATTGTTCGTCCAGTAAATATCCCATTGAACGATGCTGAAACTCAAAAAATGCAAGCATCTGCTAAAGAATTGCAAGCTATCATTGATGAAGCATGGAAAAACCCTGAATTCCAAGCAGCTTCTAAAAACTAA
- a CDS encoding sortase produces the protein MSHRRTKNKKSKKNKRRNLFINILAGFLILLSLALIFNSKIRDLFLVWNTNKYQVNQVTKENIDENLKTEGNFDFDSVKSISSEAVLASQWDAQKLPVIGGIAIPEVEINLPIFKGLDNVNLFYGAGTMKPDQKMGEGNYSLASHHIFTAENASQMLFSPLVNAKAGMKIYLTDKDKVYTYEITEVKRVTPDRVDEIEDRDGVKEITLVTCVDYNATERIIVKGIFKESKAYSETSEDILKAFNQPYRQRY, from the coding sequence ATGTCTCATAGAAGAACGAAAAATAAAAAGAGTAAGAAAAACAAGCGCAGAAATCTATTTATCAATATTTTAGCGGGTTTCTTAATTCTTTTATCCCTAGCTTTGATTTTTAATTCAAAGATTCGCGATCTCTTTTTGGTCTGGAATACCAATAAATACCAAGTCAATCAAGTCACTAAGGAAAATATAGATGAAAATCTAAAAACCGAAGGAAATTTTGATTTTGACTCTGTTAAGTCTATTTCATCTGAAGCTGTATTGGCTTCACAATGGGATGCTCAGAAACTTCCCGTTATTGGAGGTATTGCTATTCCCGAAGTGGAGATTAACCTCCCTATTTTCAAAGGGTTGGATAATGTAAACTTGTTCTACGGAGCAGGGACCATGAAACCAGATCAAAAAATGGGAGAAGGAAACTATTCTCTAGCCAGTCACCATATCTTTACTGCTGAAAATGCCAGTCAAATGCTCTTCTCGCCTTTGGTCAATGCCAAAGCAGGTATGAAAATTTACCTGACGGATAAGGATAAAGTTTATACTTATGAGATTACAGAAGTAAAACGTGTTACACCAGACCGTGTAGATGAAATCGAAGATCGTGATGGCGTAAAGGAGATTACTTTGGTTACCTGTGTTGATTATAATGCGACTGAGCGTATAATCGTCAAAGGAATCTTTAAAGAATCAAAGGCTTATTCTGAGACTTCTGAGGATATTTTGAAGGCCTTTAATCAACCGTATAGACAACGTTATTAA
- a CDS encoding amino acid permease codes for MNIFRTKDVSLRQTEMHRHLKLWDLILLGIGAMVGTGIFTITGTAAATLAGPSLVISIVISALCVSLSALFFAEFASRVPATGGAYSYLYAILGELPAWIAGWLTIMEFMTAVSGVASGWAAYFKGLLSNYGISMPQALNGTFNPEQGTYIDLLPILVLTLVTGLVLLNSKAALRFNSLLVVLKFSALALFILVGIWYIKPENWTNFAPFGFGQLYGGSTGIMAGASLMFFGFLGFESISMAVDEIQSPQKNIPRGIVLSLTIVTILYALVTLVLTGIVHYSKLNVDDAVAFSLRSIGIGWTANYVSLVAILTLITVCISMTYALSRMIYSLARDGLLPQSFKQLSKTSRVPKNATLLTGVASAIAAGVFPLASIAAFLNICTLAYLILLAYGIIKLRKDKGMPKEGEFKTPLVPLLPILSILICVSFMLQYSLDTWIAFGIALLVGLVIYFTYGFRHSTLAEEE; via the coding sequence ATGAATATTTTTAGAACCAAGGATGTTAGTCTGAGACAGACAGAGATGCATCGCCATTTGAAATTGTGGGATTTGATTCTATTAGGGATTGGTGCTATGGTGGGGACGGGGATTTTCACCATTACAGGAACAGCAGCGGCTACCTTAGCTGGTCCATCACTAGTGATTTCCATTGTGATTTCTGCCCTGTGTGTTTCTCTATCAGCCCTCTTTTTCGCAGAATTTGCCTCTCGTGTGCCTGCTACTGGTGGTGCTTATAGTTACCTCTATGCGATTCTAGGAGAATTGCCAGCCTGGATTGCTGGTTGGTTGACCATCATGGAATTCATGACAGCTGTTTCAGGTGTGGCGTCTGGCTGGGCAGCTTACTTTAAGGGACTGCTCAGTAATTATGGTATCTCCATGCCCCAAGCCTTGAATGGAACCTTTAATCCTGAACAGGGAACCTATATTGATCTTTTGCCTATTTTAGTACTGACCTTGGTAACGGGATTGGTTTTATTAAATTCCAAGGCAGCCTTGCGATTTAATTCGCTTTTAGTGGTCTTGAAATTCTCAGCTCTCGCCTTATTTATCCTAGTTGGTATTTGGTACATTAAGCCTGAAAATTGGACGAATTTTGCTCCATTTGGTTTTGGTCAACTATATGGTGGAAGTACTGGGATTATGGCGGGTGCATCTTTGATGTTCTTTGGATTTCTCGGATTTGAGTCTATTTCCATGGCAGTTGATGAAATTCAAAGCCCGCAAAAAAATATTCCTCGCGGAATTGTGCTTTCTCTGACAATCGTCACCATTCTCTATGCTTTGGTAACCTTAGTATTGACAGGGATTGTTCACTACAGTAAGCTCAATGTGGACGATGCAGTAGCATTTTCATTACGGAGTATTGGTATCGGCTGGACAGCAAATTATGTTTCGCTTGTAGCCATTCTAACCCTGATAACCGTATGTATCTCCATGACTTATGCTTTGTCTCGGATGATTTATAGCTTAGCACGTGATGGACTTTTACCTCAAAGTTTCAAACAATTAAGCAAGACTAGTCGCGTTCCTAAAAATGCAACCCTCTTGACAGGAGTTGCTTCAGCCATTGCTGCAGGAGTCTTTCCTCTAGCCAGTATTGCTGCCTTCTTAAATATCTGTACCTTAGCTTATCTCATTTTGCTAGCCTATGGAATAATAAAACTCAGAAAGGATAAGGGTATGCCAAAAGAGGGAGAGTTTAAAACTCCTTTGGTACCACTCTTGCCAATTCTTTCCATCCTTATCTGTGTTTCCTTTATGCTTCAATATAGCCTAGATACCTGGATTGCCTTTGGCATCGCTCTTCTAGTTGGTCTAGTCATTTACTTTACTTACGGGTTCCGCCATTCAACCCTCGCAGAAGAAGAATAA
- a CDS encoding DNA-binding protein, whose protein sequence is MANKQDLIAKVAEATELTKKDSAAAVDAVFAAVTEYLAAGEKVQLIGFGNFEVRERAARKGRNPQTGKEIKIAASKVPAFKAGKALKDAVK, encoded by the coding sequence ATGGCAAACAAACAAGATTTGATCGCTAAAGTAGCAGAAGCTACAGAATTGACTAAGAAAGATTCAGCAGCAGCAGTTGACGCTGTATTCGCAGCAGTAACTGAATACCTTGCAGCTGGTGAAAAAGTTCAATTGATCGGTTTTGGTAACTTTGAAGTTCGTGAGCGTGCTGCACGTAAAGGTCGCAACCCACAAACTGGTAAAGAAATCAAGATCGCAGCTTCTAAAGTTCCAGCATTCAAAGCTGGTAAAGCTCTTAAAGACGCTGTTAAATAA
- a CDS encoding nitrogen fixation protein NifU, with amino-acid sequence MALSKLDSLYMAVVADHSKNPHHQGKLEDTEQISLNNPTCGDVINLSVKFNEEERLEDIAFLNSGCTISTASASMMTDAVLGKTKQEILELATIFSEMVQGQKDERQDQLGDAAFLSGVAKFPQRIKCATLAWNALKKTIEDQEKQ; translated from the coding sequence ATGGCACTTTCTAAACTAGATAGCCTTTATATGGCAGTGGTAGCAGACCATTCGAAAAATCCACATCACCAAGGGAAGTTAGAAGACACTGAACAAATCAGTCTCAACAATCCTACCTGTGGTGATGTCATCAACCTCTCTGTCAAGTTTAACGAGGAAGAACGCTTGGAAGATATCGCTTTTCTAAATTCTGGTTGTACCATTTCAACTGCCTCTGCTAGTATGATGACAGATGCAGTTTTAGGCAAGACCAAACAAGAAATTTTAGAACTTGCGACTATTTTTTCTGAAATGGTTCAAGGGCAAAAAGATGAGCGTCAAGATCAACTTGGAGATGCAGCTTTCTTATCAGGTGTTGCCAAATTCCCTCAACGAATCAAGTGTGCAACTCTAGCTTGGAATGCACTTAAGAAAACAATTGAAGATCAAGAAAAACAGTAA
- a CDS encoding DNA gyrase subunit A, whose amino-acid sequence MQDRNLVNVNLTKEMKTSFIDYAMSVIVARALPDVRDGLKPVHRRILYGMNELGVTPDKPHKKSARITGDVMGKYHPHGDSSIYEAMVRMAQWWSYRYMLVDGHGNFGSMDGDGAAAQRYTEARMSKIALEMLRDINKNTVDFVDNYDANEREPLVLPARFPNLLVNGATGIAVGMATNIPPHNLGETIDAVKLVMDNPEVTTKDLMEVLPGPDFPTGALVMGKSGIHKAYETGKGSIVLRSRTEIETTKTGRERIVVTEFPYMVNKTKVHEHIVRLVQEKRIEGITAVRDESNREGVRFVIEVKRDASANVILNNLFKMTQMQTNFGFNMLAIQNGVPKILSLRQILDAYIEHQKEVVVRRTRFDKEKAEARAHILEGLLIALDHIDEVIRIIRASETDAEAQAELMSKFKLSERQSQAILDMRLRRLTGLERDKIQSEYDELIALIADLADILAKPERVAQIIKEELDEVKRKFGDKRRTELMIGEVLTLEDEDLIEETDVLITLSNKGYIKRLDQGEFTAQKRGGRGVQGTGVKDDDFVRELVSTSTHDHLLFFTNKGRVYRLKGYEIPEYGRTAKGLPVVNLLKLDEGESIQTIINVESERSDDAYLFFTTRHGIVKRTSVKEFANIRQNGLKALNLKDEDELINVLLTEEDTDIIIGTKFGYAVRFNQSAVRGMSRIATGVRGVNLRDGDTVVGASVITNQDEVLIITEKGYGKRTLATEYPTKGRGGKGMKTANVAEKNGPLAGLLTVKGDEDLMIITDTGVMIRTNVANISQTGRSTMGVKVMRLDQDAKIVTFTTVAAAEKEEVGTEIETEGEA is encoded by the coding sequence ATGCAGGATAGAAATTTAGTGAATGTCAATCTGACAAAGGAGATGAAGACCAGCTTTATCGACTACGCCATGAGCGTTATCGTTGCGCGGGCCCTTCCTGATGTTCGAGATGGCTTAAAACCTGTTCACCGTCGTATTCTATACGGAATGAATGAACTAGGTGTTACACCAGACAAACCACATAAAAAATCAGCCCGTATTACAGGGGATGTTATGGGTAAATACCACCCACACGGAGATTCCTCTATTTACGAAGCCATGGTTCGTATGGCTCAGTGGTGGAGCTACCGTTACATGCTTGTTGATGGGCATGGAAACTTTGGTTCTATGGACGGGGACGGTGCTGCCGCGCAGCGGTACACTGAGGCACGTATGAGCAAGATTGCTCTTGAAATGCTTCGTGATATCAATAAAAACACAGTTGATTTCGTAGATAACTACGATGCTAACGAACGTGAACCCTTGGTCTTGCCAGCTCGTTTTCCAAACCTTTTGGTCAATGGGGCAACTGGTATCGCTGTTGGGATGGCAACCAATATTCCACCTCACAACTTGGGTGAAACCATTGATGCAGTGAAGTTGGTTATGGATAATCCTGAAGTGACGACTAAGGACTTGATGGAAGTCTTGCCTGGTCCAGATTTTCCGACTGGTGCTCTTGTCATGGGGAAATCAGGTATCCATAAGGCTTATGAGACTGGTAAAGGTTCCATTGTCCTTCGTTCTCGTACAGAGATTGAAACCACTAAGACGGGTCGTGAGCGCATCGTTGTAACGGAATTCCCTTATATGGTTAATAAAACCAAGGTGCATGAGCATATTGTTCGCTTGGTTCAGGAAAAACGAATTGAGGGCATTACAGCCGTACGTGATGAGTCCAACCGTGAAGGCGTTCGCTTTGTAATCGAGGTTAAACGCGACGCGTCTGCCAACGTTATCCTTAACAACCTCTTCAAGATGACCCAGATGCAAACCAATTTTGGTTTCAACATGTTGGCGATTCAAAATGGCGTGCCAAAAATCTTGTCCCTTCGTCAAATTTTGGATGCTTATATCGAGCACCAAAAAGAAGTGGTTGTTCGCCGTACTCGTTTTGACAAGGAAAAAGCAGAAGCGCGTGCGCACATCTTAGAAGGTCTTTTAATTGCACTTGACCATATCGACGAAGTGATTCGTATCATTCGTGCCAGTGAAACAGATGCGGAAGCGCAAGCTGAGTTGATGAGCAAGTTCAAGCTTTCTGAACGTCAAAGTCAAGCTATCCTTGATATGCGTCTTCGTCGTTTGACAGGATTGGAACGTGATAAGATTCAGTCTGAATATGATGAATTAATTGCCTTGATTGCAGATTTGGCTGATATTCTTGCCAAACCTGAGCGCGTGGCGCAAATCATCAAAGAGGAATTGGACGAAGTCAAACGCAAGTTTGGTGACAAGCGTCGTACGGAGTTGATGATCGGAGAAGTCTTAACTCTTGAAGATGAAGATTTGATTGAAGAAACGGATGTCTTGATTACCCTATCTAACAAGGGCTATATCAAACGTTTGGACCAAGGTGAGTTTACTGCTCAAAAACGTGGTGGCCGTGGAGTTCAAGGTACGGGGGTTAAGGATGATGACTTTGTGCGTGAGTTGGTTTCAACCAGTACCCATGATCATTTGCTCTTCTTTACCAATAAAGGACGCGTATATCGACTGAAAGGTTATGAAATTCCTGAATACGGTCGTACCGCTAAGGGCTTGCCAGTTGTCAATCTTTTGAAGTTGGACGAAGGTGAGAGTATTCAGACCATCATCAACGTTGAGTCTGAACGTAGTGATGACGCCTATCTCTTCTTTACAACTCGTCACGGTATTGTGAAGAGAACCAGTGTTAAAGAGTTCGCTAATATTCGTCAAAATGGACTTAAAGCCTTGAATCTCAAGGATGAAGACGAATTGATTAATGTCTTGCTGACAGAAGAAGATACGGATATTATCATCGGTACCAAGTTTGGTTATGCCGTTCGCTTTAATCAATCAGCTGTTCGTGGCATGAGTCGTATCGCGACAGGTGTTCGAGGAGTCAATCTTCGTGATGGAGACACAGTAGTTGGTGCTAGCGTGATTACAAACCAAGATGAGGTTCTTATCATCACTGAAAAAGGATATGGTAAACGTACACTGGCTACTGAATATCCTACTAAGGGCCGTGGTGGTAAAGGGATGAAGACTGCCAATGTTGCTGAGAAGAATGGTCCTCTGGCAGGTCTCCTCACTGTTAAGGGGGATGAAGACCTGATGATTATCACAGATACAGGTGTCATGATTCGTACAAACGTTGCCAATATTTCACAAACGGGACGCTCAACTATGGGAGTTAAGGTGATGCGTCTAGATCAGGATGCTAAGATTGTAACCTTTACAACGGTTGCTGCGGCAGAAAAAGAAGAAGTTGGGACTGAAATTGAAACAGAAGGTGAAGCATAA
- a CDS encoding membrane protein has product MIRKLQPIITIIFGAAIYAFGLTYFVVPYHLFEGGATGITLITYYLFKIPVSLMNLLINIPLFILAWKIFGPKTLYSSLLGSISLSVWLAIFERIPLHIDLQGDLIIVALVSGVLLGVGLGIIFNAGGTTGGSDIVARILNKYTNISIGKLLFGIDFFILMLILIIFQDLRLVTYTLLFDFIIARVIDLIGEGGYAGKGFMIITQYPDQLAKEINDELGRGVTFISGQGYYSKKDLKIIYCIVGRNEIVKMKDMIHKIDPQAFITITEAHEILGEGFTYVKD; this is encoded by the coding sequence ATGATTCGAAAACTTCAACCGATTATTACTATTATTTTTGGAGCCGCTATCTATGCCTTCGGTCTTACCTATTTTGTTGTTCCTTATCATTTATTTGAGGGAGGGGCGACAGGTATTACCTTGATTACCTACTATCTTTTTAAGATTCCTGTCTCATTGATGAACCTCTTAATTAATATCCCTTTATTTATCCTGGCTTGGAAGATATTTGGACCTAAGACCCTATACTCTAGCCTTCTAGGATCTATTTCACTTTCCGTTTGGCTAGCAATCTTTGAGCGCATTCCTTTGCACATCGACTTGCAAGGGGATCTCATCATTGTCGCTTTAGTCTCAGGAGTCTTACTGGGGGTTGGTTTAGGAATTATCTTTAATGCTGGTGGAACCACTGGTGGCTCTGATATCGTTGCCCGTATCCTCAACAAATACACCAATATTTCGATTGGTAAATTGCTCTTTGGGATTGACTTTTTTATCCTAATGTTGATTTTGATTATCTTCCAGGACCTTCGTCTAGTTACCTATACTCTCTTATTTGACTTTATCATCGCTCGTGTTATCGACTTGATAGGCGAAGGAGGTTATGCTGGTAAAGGATTTATGATTATTACCCAATATCCTGATCAATTGGCCAAAGAAATAAACGATGAACTCGGACGTGGCGTTACCTTTATATCTGGTCAAGGCTACTACAGCAAAAAGGATTTAAAAATTATCTACTGTATCGTCGGTCGAAACGAAATCGTAAAAATGAAAGATATGATTCACAAAATCGATCCTCAAGCCTTTATCACCATCACTGAGGCTCATGAAATTCTGGGTGAAGGATTTACTTATGTGAAAGATTAA